A stretch of Deltaproteobacteria bacterium DNA encodes these proteins:
- a CDS encoding FHA domain-containing protein gives MPDKLSDQETTHRINESLLTEATKIKQERSLLEERIRKLEATKSGVSESVYRRVQSDYLKKIDQYSQKFQELRKDLDAEIIVLAEKKLKLTENLNLHKEKIEEAKLRHELGEFTKEEYQKVANEGGQEVKRLEGALDLLNKSLTRFEGVLKGEEWTEKASRPVVAQKPAPPPPPPPAASPPPASKATTAPSRPQPVPIVEAVTGSTHDETVKQSPMETTSKIPIDATPPSVPKLVIVDNGHSGQAINVDHQITIGRSPANDIVLKEAKVSRQHAQVQILGNKYVLLDLESSNGTFVGGKKITEHVLQPNDEIRIGKTTLVFKV, from the coding sequence ATGCCGGATAAATTATCGGACCAGGAAACTACTCATAGAATCAATGAGTCCCTCCTCACGGAGGCAACAAAAATCAAGCAAGAGAGGTCTCTCCTTGAAGAGAGGATTAGAAAGCTCGAGGCGACAAAAAGTGGGGTGAGTGAGTCGGTCTACCGGCGCGTCCAGAGCGACTATCTGAAGAAAATCGACCAGTACAGTCAGAAGTTTCAAGAGCTCCGAAAAGATCTCGATGCTGAAATTATCGTTTTGGCGGAGAAGAAACTCAAACTTACCGAAAACCTGAACCTTCATAAGGAGAAAATTGAAGAGGCGAAACTTCGTCATGAATTGGGAGAATTTACAAAAGAAGAGTACCAAAAGGTTGCAAATGAAGGAGGTCAGGAGGTCAAGCGGCTTGAAGGGGCCTTGGATCTCCTGAATAAGAGCCTGACGAGATTTGAAGGCGTGCTCAAGGGAGAAGAGTGGACCGAAAAGGCCTCTCGACCAGTCGTAGCTCAAAAGCCGGCTCCCCCGCCTCCACCACCTCCTGCTGCCTCACCTCCTCCAGCCTCCAAGGCCACAACCGCTCCCTCCCGTCCCCAACCCGTTCCCATCGTAGAAGCCGTAACCGGCTCCACGCATGACGAGACCGTCAAGCAATCACCGATGGAGACAACCTCAAAGATTCCGATCGACGCCACCCCACCTAGCGTTCCAAAACTGGTTATTGTCGACAATGGACACTCAGGACAGGCAATCAATGTCGATCACCAGATTACGATCGGTCGCTCCCCCGCTAATGATATCGTCCTGAAGGAAGCGAAGGTCTCGCGCCAGCATGCGCAGGTTCAGATTTTGGGGAATAAATACGTCTTGCTCGACCTCGAGTCCTCCAACGGTACATTCGTCGGCGGCAAAAAGATCACCGAGCATGTCTTGCAACCAAACGACGAGATCCGAATCGGGAAGACGACACTCGTGTTTAAGGTTTGA